The Streptomyces sp. NBC_01775 genome includes a region encoding these proteins:
- a CDS encoding DUF4396 domain-containing protein has product MTQHPHGHHDGHTEHRGHGPVSWAMAARATLHCLTGCALGEVLGMVIGTALAWHNAPTMAVAIVLAFAFGYSFTMAAVLRAGLDLRAAFKVALAADTVSILVMELIDNGVVLVVPGAMDAQLSEWLFWLALALAFALAFVATTPVNRWLIGKGKGHAVVHQYH; this is encoded by the coding sequence ATGACGCAGCACCCCCACGGCCACCACGACGGCCACACCGAGCACAGGGGCCATGGCCCGGTCTCCTGGGCCATGGCCGCGCGGGCCACGCTGCACTGCCTGACCGGCTGCGCGCTGGGCGAGGTGCTGGGCATGGTGATCGGCACGGCCCTGGCCTGGCACAACGCGCCCACGATGGCCGTGGCGATCGTCCTGGCCTTCGCCTTCGGCTACAGCTTCACCATGGCAGCCGTGCTGCGCGCGGGCCTGGATCTGAGGGCCGCCTTCAAGGTGGCGCTCGCCGCCGACACGGTCTCCATCCTGGTCATGGAGCTGATCGACAACGGCGTGGTGCTGGTGGTCCCGGGCGCCATGGACGCCCAGCTGTCGGAGTGGCTGTTCTGGCTCGCGCTGGCCCTCGCGTTCGCGCTCGCGTTCGTGGCCACCACCCCGGTCAACCGCTGGCTGATCGGCAAGGGCAAGGGCCACGCGGTGGTCCACCAGTACCACTGA
- a CDS encoding deoxyribonuclease IV, whose translation MTTNEKQRARNPIGGHVPVAGGLAANGISYAADIGAETVQVFVANPRGWATSPGNAKQDAEFQEACAEQELPAYIHAPYLINFGSHNEETAAKSVSSLRHSLRRGRAIGARGVVVHTGSATGGRAREAALAQARELMLPLLEELTHDEDPWLLLEPTAGQGASLCSQVADLGPYFDVLERHPRLGVCLDTCHVFAAGHDLAAPGGVRRTLDELESVIGPGRLRLIHANDSKDVAGARKDRHANIGSGHIGADPFKDLFRHPLTAGVPLVIETPGGKTGHAADVEQLKKLRSLSRC comes from the coding sequence GTGACCACGAACGAGAAGCAGCGCGCACGCAATCCCATTGGCGGCCATGTTCCCGTAGCCGGGGGCCTGGCCGCCAATGGCATTTCCTATGCCGCCGACATCGGCGCCGAGACCGTCCAGGTCTTCGTCGCCAATCCGCGCGGCTGGGCCACCTCCCCCGGAAATGCGAAGCAGGACGCGGAATTCCAGGAAGCGTGCGCCGAGCAGGAGCTGCCCGCCTATATCCACGCGCCTTATCTCATCAATTTCGGCTCGCACAACGAGGAGACGGCCGCCAAGTCCGTCTCCTCGTTGCGGCATTCACTCCGCCGCGGCCGGGCCATCGGCGCCCGGGGAGTCGTCGTGCACACCGGATCGGCGACCGGCGGCCGGGCGCGGGAGGCCGCGCTCGCCCAGGCGCGTGAACTGATGCTCCCGCTGCTGGAGGAACTGACCCACGACGAGGATCCCTGGCTGCTGCTGGAGCCGACGGCCGGGCAGGGCGCCTCGCTCTGCTCCCAAGTGGCGGACCTGGGCCCCTACTTCGACGTACTGGAGCGCCATCCGCGCCTCGGGGTGTGCCTCGACACCTGCCACGTCTTCGCCGCCGGGCACGATCTGGCGGCCCCCGGCGGGGTGCGGCGCACGCTGGACGAGCTGGAGTCGGTCATAGGCCCGGGACGGCTGCGGCTGATCCACGCCAACGACTCCAAGGACGTCGCAGGCGCGCGCAAGGACCGGCACGCGAACATCGGCTCCGGCCACATCGGCGCCGACCCCTTCAAGGACCTGTTCCGCCACCCCCTGACGGCGGGGGTGCCGCTGGTGATCGAGACGCCCGGCGGCAAGACGGGGCACGCGGCGGACGTGGAGCAGCTGAAGAAGCTTCGCTCTCTTTCCCGGTGCTGA
- a CDS encoding sulfite oxidase-like oxidoreductase — translation MGQPQSREGEQQELPPGQRLQRGWPVTHYGPVPKFKPERWDFRVFGATADGDKHCWDHEQFSALPYETVLADLHCVAKFSMLGAEWGGVRARTVLELAPPAPEVTHVMVWAEYGFSSNLRLSDFAAENAVFATHGAGELLTAEHGFPVRLVVPHLYAWKGPKWVRGIEYMTADRRGFWEERGYHNIGDPWQEQRYSYQEEPGDGPEL, via the coding sequence ATGGGTCAGCCGCAAAGCCGCGAAGGGGAGCAACAGGAGCTTCCGCCCGGGCAGCGGCTCCAGCGAGGCTGGCCGGTCACGCACTACGGCCCCGTCCCGAAGTTCAAGCCCGAGCGGTGGGATTTCCGGGTCTTCGGCGCCACGGCGGACGGCGACAAGCACTGCTGGGACCACGAGCAGTTCTCGGCCCTGCCGTACGAAACGGTGCTGGCCGACCTCCACTGTGTCGCGAAGTTCAGCATGCTGGGCGCCGAGTGGGGCGGCGTACGCGCCCGTACGGTCCTTGAGCTGGCGCCCCCGGCCCCCGAGGTCACCCATGTGATGGTGTGGGCCGAGTACGGCTTCAGCTCCAACCTGCGGCTGTCCGACTTCGCGGCTGAGAACGCCGTCTTCGCCACCCACGGGGCAGGCGAGCTGCTCACGGCCGAGCACGGATTCCCCGTCCGGCTGGTCGTACCCCATCTGTACGCCTGGAAGGGCCCCAAGTGGGTCAGGGGTATCGAGTACATGACGGCCGACCGCCGCGGGTTCTGGGAGGAGCGCGGCTACCACAACATCGGCGACCCCTGGCAGGAGCAGCGCTACTCCTACCAGGAGGAGCCGGGAGACGGCCCCGAGCTGTAG